In one window of Candidatus Zixiibacteriota bacterium DNA:
- a CDS encoding M48 family metallopeptidase gives MRRRYYLLLFLLLLTITPAVIATDSVSTEIADSAVIGSGDSIVVGAVSVEEPAGTFQYPMNQERKSLLISYSKFVSRWRFFSFFIQVAIFLMVLYLGLSGLFRRWAEKISSKKVPMYFFYFLFLMVFLFLINLPFSYYRGFLIEHQYGFSNQSFGEWFGESLKSEAVGLVFGFVIILILYWLINRFRKWWLLFGLGAIPFAAFVIIIYPVVVAPLFNKFEPIKNQEVATAMRDLAEKAGIHNPDIFEVDASRQSSKVNAYFTGMFGTKRIVLYDTTIKNFTVNELRFIMGHEIGHYLLNHIWYGLFTAVILIFLAGFLADKILPSFIRRNENRFGIRNSGDIASLPVFLLFITVFGFITQPINNGVSRYFEYQSDEYGLKLSGVNGEEAATAFDKLSVFNLSDPEPSALTEFWFYDHPALKKRMENVKELYKRQLAVKCTDKVCDFKHTEF, from the coding sequence ATGAGACGCCGCTACTATCTGCTTCTGTTTCTTCTACTTCTTACCATCACCCCAGCCGTTATAGCCACAGATTCGGTATCAACGGAGATTGCGGATTCTGCCGTAATCGGCTCCGGTGACAGTATCGTTGTCGGCGCCGTTTCTGTTGAAGAACCGGCCGGGACTTTCCAGTACCCGATGAACCAAGAGCGAAAGTCACTTCTGATATCGTACTCCAAGTTTGTCAGCCGCTGGCGATTTTTTTCGTTTTTCATCCAGGTGGCGATTTTCCTGATGGTCCTCTATCTGGGATTGTCGGGACTGTTTCGGAGATGGGCGGAGAAGATTTCCAGTAAGAAAGTCCCGATGTATTTTTTTTATTTTCTCTTCCTGATGGTATTCCTTTTCCTGATAAATCTTCCCTTCAGCTACTATCGAGGCTTTCTCATTGAACATCAGTACGGTTTCTCCAATCAGAGTTTCGGAGAATGGTTCGGCGAATCGCTGAAAAGCGAAGCGGTCGGGCTGGTCTTTGGATTTGTCATCATCCTGATTCTGTACTGGCTTATCAACCGGTTTCGAAAATGGTGGCTTCTCTTTGGGCTTGGCGCGATACCGTTTGCGGCATTTGTAATCATCATCTATCCGGTGGTGGTGGCGCCGCTCTTCAATAAATTTGAGCCGATAAAAAATCAGGAAGTGGCAACCGCGATGCGGGATTTGGCGGAAAAAGCCGGAATTCATAATCCGGATATTTTTGAAGTCGATGCCTCCAGGCAGTCCTCAAAAGTCAACGCCTATTTCACCGGAATGTTTGGCACCAAGAGAATTGTCTTGTATGATACCACCATCAAGAATTTTACGGTCAATGAATTAAGATTCATCATGGGGCATGAGATAGGGCATTATCTTCTGAATCATATCTGGTACGGTTTATTTACGGCGGTGATATTGATATTTCTTGCCGGTTTTCTGGCGGATAAAATTCTGCCGTCATTCATTCGCAGAAATGAAAATCGTTTCGGCATCAGGAATTCGGGCGATATAGCGAGTCTTCCGGTTTTTCTGCTCTTTATCACCGTCTTTGGCTTTATCACCCAGCCGATTAACAACGGGGTGAGCCGTTATTTTGAATATCAGTCGGATGAGTACGGATTGAAGTTGTCCGGTGTGAACGGTGAAGAAGCGGCAACAGCGTTTGATAAGCTTTCGGTATTCAATTTATCCGACCCGGAGCCATCAGCGCTGACCGAATTCTGGTTTTACGACCATCCGGCGCTGAAGAAAAGGATGGAGAATGTTAAAGAATTATACAAGAGACAGCTGGCGGTAAAATGCACCGACAAAGTTTGTGATTTTAAGCATACGGAGTTTTAG
- a CDS encoding fumarate hydratase: MRQISTEKIIEAVKQLSMSAAYDLGKDVVEAIENAKKVEESPVGRGILDQVLENAKIARNESVPMCQDTGFAVLFVELGQEAQIVGGDLNAALNEGVRQGYKDGYLRKSIVGDPLERKNTGDNTPAVIHINIVPGDKLKIIIAPKGGGSENMSEVKMLKPSDGIQGVKDFVIDRVRRSGGNPCPPIIVGVGIGGTFEKCALLAKTALLRKVGSRNPNKFYADLELELLEKINKLGIGPQGLGGVTTALDVHIETFPCHIASLPVAVNTQCHAARHKEIVL, translated from the coding sequence ATGCGTCAAATAAGCACCGAAAAAATAATCGAAGCGGTCAAACAGCTCTCGATGAGCGCCGCCTATGATTTGGGTAAAGATGTGGTGGAGGCGATCGAGAATGCCAAGAAAGTGGAGGAGTCGCCGGTGGGGCGGGGGATTCTGGACCAGGTTCTGGAAAACGCCAAAATCGCGCGGAACGAATCGGTACCGATGTGTCAGGATACCGGATTCGCCGTGCTCTTTGTAGAACTGGGACAGGAGGCGCAGATTGTCGGGGGCGACCTGAATGCGGCGCTGAATGAAGGGGTCCGTCAAGGGTACAAGGATGGTTATCTCCGGAAATCGATAGTGGGCGACCCGCTGGAGCGCAAGAACACCGGCGACAATACGCCGGCGGTGATTCATATAAATATTGTGCCGGGCGATAAACTGAAGATAATCATTGCGCCGAAAGGGGGCGGCTCCGAGAATATGTCGGAAGTGAAGATGTTGAAACCATCCGATGGTATTCAGGGAGTTAAAGATTTCGTAATCGACAGGGTGCGGCGTTCCGGCGGCAATCCCTGCCCGCCGATAATAGTCGGGGTCGGCATCGGCGGAACCTTTGAAAAATGCGCGCTGCTTGCCAAGACCGCGCTGCTGCGGAAAGTCGGCAGCAGAAATCCCAATAAATTCTACGCCGACCTGGAACTGGAACTTCTCGAAAAGATAAATAAACTGGGTATTGGCCCGCAAGGGCTGGGGGGTGTCACCACCGCGCTGGATGTTCATATTGAGACTTTCCCCTGCCATATTGCCAGCCTTCCGGTTGCCGTCAACACGCAATGTCATGCGGCCCGTCATAAAGAAATCGTTTTGTAG
- a CDS encoding Fe-S-containing hydro-lyase, with protein MSSKKSITTPLTDEVVMNLRIGDEVLITGAVYSARDAAHKRLVDLIDKGEKLPFDPKGQIIYFVGPSPSKPGKVIGSAGPTTSYRMNAYTPRMIEVGLKGMIGKGEMGPEVVAKMKEKKAVYFAAVGGAAALIAKSIVGNELVAYEDLGAEAIRKLTVKDFPAIVAMDCHGGNIYKEGTAKYEKK; from the coding sequence ATGAGCAGTAAGAAATCGATAACCACTCCCCTGACCGATGAGGTTGTAATGAATCTTCGTATCGGGGATGAAGTCCTTATTACCGGCGCGGTCTATTCGGCGCGTGATGCGGCGCATAAGCGGCTGGTGGATTTGATAGACAAGGGAGAGAAACTCCCCTTCGACCCCAAAGGACAGATAATATATTTCGTAGGTCCGTCACCGTCAAAACCGGGGAAAGTAATCGGCTCAGCCGGACCGACCACCTCGTACCGGATGAATGCTTATACGCCGCGAATGATTGAGGTCGGATTGAAAGGGATGATTGGGAAGGGGGAGATGGGACCGGAAGTGGTGGCGAAAATGAAAGAGAAGAAGGCGGTTTATTTTGCGGCGGTAGGGGGAGCGGCGGCGTTGATTGCCAAATCGATAGTCGGGAATGAACTGGTGGCATATGAGGACTTGGGCGCCGAAGCGATTCGAAAATTGACCGTAAAAGACTTTCCGGCGATTGTGGCAATGGACTGTCACGGGGGGAATATCTATAAAGAAGGGACCGCCAAGTACGAGAAGAAATGA